The Pseudodesulfovibrio cashew genomic sequence TTTCCGGGACGAGCCCTTCACCGCGCGGCTGGCTCTCCCCTAGCTCTTACGCAGCCAATTGCCAGCCACTTCAACGTATTCCGATTGAATTGTAACCCTGCCGACACATGGGGGTCATGATTATCATTGCATGCCCTTGGGGTATGTTTATTATTGGGTTAATTGTTAGGCTCCCCTAAACAACCCCTCATAGCCAAGGAGTGGATATGATCCGCTATAAGGATTGGCAGCTTAAATTCAAAATACTCATCCCGACCTTCCTGGTCGTCCTGGCCGTGATGATCGCCAGCAGCCTGATCATGACTCTCAAGGCCCAGGACATGGCTCTGGGACAGGCCAAGGAAACCGCTCACTCGGCCGCCTACGGCTTCAGCGCCGAGCTGGAGAACACCATGGGGCGGGCCATGACCGTCACGCGCACCCTGGCTGCGGTCTTTGAGCAGGGCACCAATTACGCCAAGATCCCCGACCGGGACCTGCTGGACGGCATCCTCGTCGAGACGCTCAAACGCCATGAGGGGCTGGCTGGTGCATGGTGTGCCTTCCCGCCCGGCGCATTCGGCGATGACGAGGAGACATACCGGGCCAAGTACAAGGGCGCCTATCGCAACTGGTACTACCGCGACGGCAACAGCATCGCGTCCAGCTACGCGGGCGACGCCAACCTGGAAGGCCAGGCGTGGTTCGAAGTTCCCATGTCGGGCGATGTGGAGACCCTTACGGAGCCCTATCCCTGGGAAGCCAACGGCAAGAAGTTCTGGCTCTCCTCCACGGGTTACCCCGTCAAGAAAAACGGAAGAAACATCGGCGTCGTCGGTGTGGACTTCTACCTCAACGACCTGCAGACGCTCGTGGGGGGCATCAAGCCCTTCGAGACCGGATATGCCTTCCTGGTGACCAACAAGGGCACCGTGGTGGCCTATCCCAAGGAGGACGTCATCGGCAAACCGTACGCCGATATCGCCGACAAGGAGAATGAATCGCAAACCCTGTCGGCCATCAAGAGCGGTCAGGAAATCTCCTATGAAACCTACACCCCGGACGGCGAGCACGTCTACATCACCTTCCGCCCCGTGAAGATCGGCCGCACCACAACGCCGTGGAGCCTGGCCGTGGTCATCCCCTGGGACAAGGTGCTGGAGCAGGGGCACTCCTTCGCGTACCTGTCGGCCGTCATGGCCGTGGTCATTCTCGTCCTCCTTTTCGTGGTCCTGTGGTTCATCGCCAGCGCCATCACCAAGCCCATT encodes the following:
- a CDS encoding methyl-accepting chemotaxis protein, producing the protein MIRYKDWQLKFKILIPTFLVVLAVMIASSLIMTLKAQDMALGQAKETAHSAAYGFSAELENTMGRAMTVTRTLAAVFEQGTNYAKIPDRDLLDGILVETLKRHEGLAGAWCAFPPGAFGDDEETYRAKYKGAYRNWYYRDGNSIASSYAGDANLEGQAWFEVPMSGDVETLTEPYPWEANGKKFWLSSTGYPVKKNGRNIGVVGVDFYLNDLQTLVGGIKPFETGYAFLVTNKGTVVAYPKEDVIGKPYADIADKENESQTLSAIKSGQEISYETYTPDGEHVYITFRPVKIGRTTTPWSLAVVIPWDKVLEQGHSFAYLSAVMAVVILVLLFVVLWFIASAITKPIHKGIGLARNLADGDLTRTIDVDQKDEVGVLADSLGQMTARLNDVIGTVSDSTESVASGSEQLAASSQALAQGASEQAASIEEVSSSMEEMASNIQANADNAGQTEALADRAAVRAEESGKAVSSAMGAMTDIAEKISVIEEIARQTNLLALNAAIEAARAGEHGKGFAVVAAEVRKLAERSGVAAAEISELSISTVKVAEEAGEKLSQLVPDIQETARMIREIATASNEQNTGVEQINAAIQQLDQVTQQNASSSEELASTAESLASEGSHLQQTISFFKLDHSGAERFAQRATRALPSRDDDDLERF